From the Phycisphaerales bacterium AB-hyl4 genome, the window CAAAGCGTTGACCTGACCGCTGAAATGCTCTCGTCGACAGACTGCGTATTGATCGCCACCAACCACGACGCCTGCGACTGGGGGCTCGTAGCTCGGCACGCTCAACTGATCGTTGATACACGAAACGCGATGATAAAGGTCGCAAATATCCAAGGGACCGTTGTCAAAGCGTAAACCGGGTCACGCGAGGGTTCTTGGTGGATGGACGCGTAACCGCCGGTAGTAAGAAGGTGATGTTCAACCGACTCACGTGGTCGAAGACCCCCGGCCGGCCTTTGGGTTGGTTGCTGCGTGCTGTTCGAGGCGAGCCAGGCGTTGTTCGATCTGCGTCAGCTTATGCAGGATCAACACATGCGTCTTTTTCGCGTCGATGCCTACTGGGCTGTCGGCGGAACTGATAAGTTTCTCGATCTGTTCGTATGTCGATGGGTCGATGTTCGCGTCCATAAGCACCTCTTCAGTGGCCAGGGGAATGATGCGATTTTACAGGTCAATCTCGATACTCGTCGTCGATCAGTCTATCGCCATCATGATGGTAAGATGTCGTCCTCAGCCATAGCATAACGGGCATGATTTTAGCAGGTGTGTTTACGTGTGGAATGCGACGATGAATGATGAACAGTTGATTGGCGAAGCGTTGGCCGAGGCGCAGCGCGGCCTTGCGGATGGCGGGTTGCCCATCGGTAGCGTGCTGGCGGACGCGCAAGGCCAAGTGGTGGCTCGCGGGCACAACCTGCGCGTACAGTCGGGCGACCCGACCGCTCATGCCGAGGTAGTGTGCATTCGCAATGCAGGTCGGCGGCGCGACTGGCGCGAGTTGACGCTCGTGTCGACGCTGAGTCCGTGCGTGATGTGCACGGGTACGGGGCTGTTGTTTCAGATCCCGCGCGTGGTGGTGGGCGAGAACCGCAATTTCATGGGCGCGGAAGACCTGTTCCGCGAACGCGGGGTCGAGTTGACGGTGCTCGATGATGAACGATGCATCGCGATGATGCGCGATTTCATTGCGGCACAGCCTGACTTGTGGCATGAAGATATCGGGCTGTGAAAAAGTGGAAGGGTTCTGGTTTTGGTTTCAGGTTGGGGGAATCCGGAGTTGCGCTGCGCTTCACTCCGGCGTGGGGGTAGCATTTCACCCGATCCCCGGGCAGTTAACGTTCTTCGTCAAAGATATCCCAGATGTCGTCGATCGTACTGTTGTGCGACGCGTCGAGGCCGGTGATGGTGCTCAGTGGTTCGTTGAAGATGTCGCGTTCGATCCAACGGACGGCGGCGTCGCCATAGAGCACGTGGACACCGGTTTCGTGTCGGGAATCGAGGCGTTCGGGCAGGCCGGGTGTGTCGGCGAAGATGGCCTCGGCCATGTAGTCGGACAGGCGTGGCATGGGGGTGACAGTGTCATAAGGGCCCCAGTCGATGATGGGCCTGGACGCATAGCCGCCTTGCACGTTGGAGCCCGGCTGGGGGCCGTCTTC encodes:
- a CDS encoding nucleoside deaminase, with the protein product MNDEQLIGEALAEAQRGLADGGLPIGSVLADAQGQVVARGHNLRVQSGDPTAHAEVVCIRNAGRRRDWRELTLVSTLSPCVMCTGTGLLFQIPRVVVGENRNFMGAEDLFRERGVELTVLDDERCIAMMRDFIAAQPDLWHEDIGL